The following coding sequences lie in one Stenotrophomonas rhizophila genomic window:
- a CDS encoding YajQ family cyclic di-GMP-binding protein: MPSFDVVSEVNTHELTNAVDQANRELSTRFDFKGVEAKFVLEDSVISQSAPSDFQLQQMTDILRARLIARGIDVRCLEFGDVETNLAGARQKVTVKQGIEQKVAKQIAAKLKEGKLKVDSQINGDKLRVNGKKRDDLQDAIALLKKETFEVPLQFDNFRD; encoded by the coding sequence ATGCCTTCCTTTGACGTCGTTTCCGAAGTCAACACCCACGAACTGACCAACGCGGTCGACCAGGCCAACCGCGAGCTGTCGACCCGCTTCGATTTCAAGGGCGTGGAGGCCAAGTTCGTGCTGGAAGACAGCGTGATCAGCCAGTCCGCGCCGAGCGATTTCCAGCTGCAGCAGATGACCGACATCCTGCGTGCGCGCCTGATCGCGCGCGGCATCGACGTGCGCTGCCTGGAGTTCGGCGACGTCGAGACCAACCTGGCCGGTGCGCGCCAGAAAGTGACCGTCAAGCAGGGCATCGAACAGAAGGTCGCAAAGCAGATCGCGGCGAAATTGAAGGAAGGCAAGTTGAAGGTGGACAGCCAGATCAATGGCGACAAGCTGCGCGTCAACGGCAAGAAGCGCGACGACCTGCAGGATGCGATCGCGCTGCTGAAGAAGGAAACCTTCGAGGTCCCGCTGCAGTTCGACAACTTCCGCGATTGA
- a CDS encoding NAD(P)-dependent alcohol dehydrogenase encodes MTATAELRDITVAVVREKEQPFTIEPARIRAPQDDEVLVRVIATGLCHTDLIVRDQYYPVPLPAVLGHEGAGIVEALGPGVKDLKVGDHVVLTYGACGHCNPCSGGHGAYCKDFFGLNFGGGALDGSTAIQDPDGNPLHDHFFAQSSFATYALSRENNAIKVPDDAPIELLGPLGCGIQTGAGAVINSLKVTAGSSFASFGAGAVGLSAVMAARVAGATTIIAIDVVPSRLELAKELGATHVINSREVDVVDAVREITGGGATFALESTGRPEVLAQGIEALGGRGVIGVVGAPKLGTKAEFDVNNLLLGGRSIRGIVEGDSVPKVFIPQLVQLYQQGRFPFDKLVKFYPLDQINQAAEDSTRGITLKPILTIG; translated from the coding sequence ATGACCGCTACAGCAGAACTGCGCGACATCACCGTGGCCGTGGTGCGCGAGAAGGAACAACCCTTCACCATCGAACCGGCGCGCATCCGCGCCCCGCAGGACGACGAAGTGCTGGTGCGCGTGATCGCCACCGGCCTGTGCCATACCGACCTGATCGTGCGTGACCAGTACTACCCGGTGCCGTTGCCGGCGGTGCTCGGGCATGAAGGCGCGGGCATCGTCGAAGCGCTCGGCCCGGGCGTGAAAGACCTCAAGGTGGGCGACCACGTGGTGCTCACCTACGGCGCCTGCGGCCACTGCAATCCGTGCAGCGGCGGGCATGGCGCGTACTGCAAGGACTTCTTCGGGCTCAATTTCGGCGGCGGCGCGCTGGACGGCAGCACCGCCATCCAGGACCCGGACGGCAACCCGCTGCACGATCATTTCTTCGCGCAGTCCTCGTTCGCCACGTATGCGCTGAGCCGCGAGAACAACGCGATCAAGGTGCCCGATGACGCCCCGATCGAACTGCTGGGTCCGCTGGGCTGCGGCATCCAGACCGGTGCCGGTGCGGTGATCAACTCGCTCAAGGTCACTGCCGGCAGCAGCTTTGCCAGCTTCGGCGCGGGCGCGGTGGGCCTGAGCGCGGTGATGGCCGCGCGCGTGGCTGGTGCCACCACCATCATCGCCATCGATGTGGTGCCGTCGCGCCTGGAACTGGCCAAGGAGCTGGGTGCCACCCATGTCATCAACAGCCGTGAGGTTGATGTGGTCGACGCCGTGCGGGAGATCACCGGTGGCGGGGCCACCTTCGCACTGGAATCCACCGGCCGCCCCGAGGTGCTCGCGCAGGGCATCGAAGCGTTGGGCGGGCGCGGTGTGATCGGCGTGGTGGGCGCGCCGAAGCTGGGCACCAAGGCCGAGTTCGACGTCAACAACCTGCTGCTGGGCGGGCGCAGCATCCGCGGCATCGTCGAAGGCGACAGCGTGCCGAAGGTGTTCATTCCGCAGCTGGTGCAGCTGTACCAGCAGGGCCGTTTCCCATTCGACAAACTGGTGAAGTTCTACCCGCTGGACCAGATCAACCAGGCCGCCGAAGACAGCACCCGCGGCATCACGCTCAAGCCGATCCTGACCATCGGGTAG
- a CDS encoding HigA family addiction module antitoxin, with product MSRPTNNLRAVHPGEILREEFLLPLQLSITALARALDVPPTRLHAIVHETRGVTADTAVRLARHFGGDAASWLALQAEYDLKTLPTREEIERRVQPREAA from the coding sequence ATGAGCCGCCCCACCAACAACCTCAGGGCCGTCCATCCGGGCGAAATCCTGCGCGAGGAGTTTCTGCTGCCGTTGCAGCTGAGCATCACTGCGCTGGCACGGGCGCTGGATGTGCCGCCTACGCGATTGCATGCCATCGTGCATGAAACCCGCGGCGTCACGGCGGATACCGCGGTGCGCCTGGCACGTCATTTCGGTGGGGACGCCGCGTCGTGGCTGGCCCTCCAGGCCGAGTACGATCTGAAGACGCTGCCGACCCGCGAGGAAATCGAGCGCAGGGTGCAGCCGCGCGAGGCAGCCTGA
- a CDS encoding methionine ABC transporter permease → MMLGTAGGFFRHLDAGKWADIGQATLDTLLMLGGSLPLTLAIGLPLGVLLFLTGSPQLHRKPVLYGALAVLVNLLRSVPFIILMIVLIPLTLWMMGTSLGVRGAIVPLVIGAAPFYARLVETALREVDRGVIEASQSMGATTWQLVTRVLLPEARPGLIAGATVTVIALIGFTAMGGAIGSGGLGDLAFRDGYQRSHTDVALVTVVLLLVLVQILQMLGDWLVSHYSRK, encoded by the coding sequence ATGATGCTGGGTACTGCCGGCGGGTTCTTCCGCCACCTCGACGCGGGCAAGTGGGCCGATATCGGCCAGGCCACGCTGGATACCCTGCTGATGCTCGGCGGCTCGCTGCCGCTGACGCTGGCCATCGGCCTGCCGCTGGGCGTGCTGCTGTTTCTGACCGGCTCGCCGCAGCTGCACCGCAAGCCGGTACTGTACGGCGCACTGGCGGTGCTGGTGAACCTGCTGCGCTCGGTGCCTTTCATCATCCTGATGATCGTGCTGATTCCGCTCACCTTGTGGATGATGGGCACCTCGCTGGGCGTGCGCGGTGCGATCGTGCCGCTGGTGATCGGCGCGGCGCCGTTCTACGCACGCCTGGTGGAAACCGCGCTGCGCGAAGTGGACCGTGGCGTGATCGAAGCGAGCCAGTCGATGGGCGCCACCACCTGGCAGCTGGTCACCCGGGTGTTGCTGCCCGAAGCGCGGCCCGGCCTGATCGCCGGTGCCACGGTCACGGTGATCGCGCTGATCGGCTTCACCGCGATGGGCGGTGCCATCGGGTCCGGCGGCCTGGGCGATCTGGCGTTCCGCGACGGCTACCAGCGCTCGCACACCGACGTGGCCCTGGTCACCGTGGTGCTGCTGCTGGTACTGGTGCAGATCCTGCAGATGCTGGGCGACTGGCTGGTGTCCCACTACAGCCGGAAGTAA
- a CDS encoding pyridoxal phosphate-dependent aminotransferase yields the protein MSTPTPTAGYSRRSQEIEPFHVMSLLARAQALEQAGHDVIHLEIGEPDFTTAAPIVQAGQAALAAGHTRYTAARGLPALREAIAGFYQQRYQLQIDPERILVTPGGSGALLLASSLLVDPDKHWLLADPGYPCNRHFLRLVEGAAQLVPVGPQTAYQLTPALIEQHWNASSVGALVASPANPTGTVLSAPQLAGLSQSLKARGGHLVVDEIYHGLTYGMDAASVLQVDDEAFVLNSFSKYYGMTGWRLGWLVAPPQAVPDLEKLAQNLYISASSIAQHAALACFTPESMAIFEHRRAAFRERRDYLLPALRALGFRIEVEPEGAFYLYCDVSAFTDDAQAFCAHFLETQHVAFTPGLDFGHYRANAHVRLAYTQEVPRLEEAVARIRRGLETWAR from the coding sequence ATGAGCACCCCTACCCCCACGGCCGGCTACAGCCGCCGCAGCCAGGAAATCGAACCCTTCCACGTGATGTCGCTGCTGGCCCGCGCGCAGGCGCTGGAGCAGGCCGGGCACGATGTGATCCACCTGGAAATCGGCGAGCCGGATTTCACCACCGCCGCGCCGATCGTGCAGGCCGGCCAGGCCGCCCTGGCCGCCGGCCACACCCGCTACACCGCCGCGCGCGGGCTGCCCGCGCTGCGCGAGGCCATCGCCGGGTTCTACCAGCAGCGGTACCAGCTGCAGATCGACCCCGAGCGCATCCTGGTCACGCCCGGCGGCTCGGGCGCGCTGCTGCTGGCCAGCAGCCTGCTCGTCGACCCGGACAAGCACTGGCTGCTGGCCGACCCCGGCTATCCGTGCAACCGCCACTTCCTGCGCCTGGTCGAGGGCGCCGCGCAACTGGTGCCGGTGGGCCCGCAGACGGCCTACCAGCTCACCCCGGCGCTGATCGAGCAGCACTGGAACGCGTCCAGCGTGGGCGCGCTGGTGGCCTCGCCGGCCAACCCGACCGGTACGGTGCTGTCGGCGCCGCAGCTGGCCGGGTTGTCGCAGTCGTTGAAGGCGCGCGGCGGCCACCTGGTGGTGGATGAGATCTACCACGGCCTGACCTACGGCATGGACGCGGCCAGCGTGCTGCAGGTGGACGACGAGGCCTTCGTGCTCAACAGCTTCTCCAAGTACTACGGCATGACCGGCTGGCGGCTGGGCTGGCTGGTCGCCCCACCGCAGGCGGTACCGGACCTGGAGAAGCTGGCGCAGAACCTGTACATCAGCGCCTCCAGCATTGCCCAGCATGCCGCCCTGGCCTGCTTCACCCCGGAAAGCATGGCCATCTTCGAACACCGCCGCGCGGCCTTCCGCGAGCGCCGCGACTATCTGCTGCCGGCGCTGCGCGCCCTGGGCTTCCGCATCGAGGTGGAGCCCGAAGGCGCCTTCTACCTGTACTGCGACGTCAGCGCGTTCACCGATGACGCGCAGGCGTTCTGCGCGCACTTCCTGGAAACCCAGCACGTGGCCTTTACGCCCGGGCTGGATTTCGGACACTACCGCGCCAACGCGCACGTGCGACTGGCCTATACGCAGGAAGTACCGCGCCTGGAAGAAGCCGTGGCACGGATCCGGCGTGGGTTGGAAACGTGGGCGAGGTGA
- a CDS encoding lipocalin family protein translates to MSLNRPLRAVLLLSTLSLLSACAFRHEAKPSPAPVATEATGAPIDLQKFMGTWYVIGRVPNPIERGHVASVNEFSLRGDQKVSITYRYRNGFSEPLQELTVRASVDEESGNHNWRTWFYKIVPTHTRVLEVAPDYSWAMLGYPGREMAWIFARQPDMDKELYKELATRLRDEYGVNTDKLKRVPQHPEQVDRLGYEVPNVR, encoded by the coding sequence ATGTCTCTGAACCGCCCGCTTCGCGCTGTCCTGTTGCTGTCGACGCTGTCGCTGCTGTCCGCCTGCGCCTTCCGCCACGAGGCCAAGCCGAGCCCGGCACCGGTGGCCACCGAAGCGACTGGCGCCCCCATCGACCTGCAGAAGTTCATGGGCACCTGGTATGTGATCGGCCGGGTTCCCAACCCGATCGAACGCGGCCATGTGGCCAGCGTCAACGAGTTCAGCCTGCGCGGCGACCAGAAGGTGTCCATCACCTATCGGTACCGCAACGGGTTCTCCGAACCGCTCCAGGAGCTGACCGTGCGCGCCTCGGTGGATGAGGAAAGCGGCAACCACAACTGGCGCACCTGGTTCTACAAGATCGTGCCGACCCACACCCGCGTGCTGGAAGTGGCCCCGGACTATTCGTGGGCGATGCTGGGCTATCCCGGCCGCGAGATGGCCTGGATCTTCGCGCGCCAGCCGGACATGGACAAAGAGCTCTACAAGGAACTGGCCACCCGCCTGCGCGACGAGTACGGGGTCAATACCGACAAGCTCAAGCGCGTGCCGCAGCACCCCGAGCAGGTGGACCGGCTGGGGTATGAGGTGCCGAACGTCCGGTAA
- a CDS encoding DMT family transporter, translating into MITQKSPSRAVAWMLMAVACFSLMDAGMKQLASSYPTLQVTFLRGAASLPFVLVWVLATAGPRSLVPKRWALHLLRGALGMAMIGCFVYALRSLPLSTAYTIYFVAPLLIAALSVPLLGEHVGPRRWIAIGIGLVGVLVVLRPGVGGFISVPGLMVLLAATAYAVAAITVSMLTRTDTPQSMVVWFLVIMAVGAGLLAIPDWQPLQLGHAALIAGMGLAGAGGQVALTRAFQLGEASLIAPLEYTGLVWVIGWDLLFWGALPDRFTWLGAAIIVASGLYLLHRERVRQVQAPAPLDHP; encoded by the coding sequence ATGATCACCCAGAAATCCCCCTCCCGCGCCGTCGCCTGGATGTTGATGGCCGTGGCCTGCTTCTCGCTGATGGATGCCGGCATGAAGCAGCTTGCCAGCAGCTATCCCACCCTGCAGGTGACCTTCCTGCGCGGCGCGGCCTCGCTGCCGTTCGTGCTGGTCTGGGTGCTGGCCACCGCCGGCCCGCGCTCGCTGGTGCCCAAGCGCTGGGCCCTGCACCTGCTGCGCGGGGCGCTGGGCATGGCGATGATCGGCTGCTTCGTCTACGCCCTGCGCAGCCTGCCGCTGTCCACCGCGTACACCATCTACTTCGTGGCCCCGCTGCTGATCGCCGCGTTGTCGGTGCCGCTGCTGGGCGAACACGTCGGCCCGCGGCGCTGGATCGCCATCGGCATCGGCCTGGTCGGGGTGCTGGTGGTGTTGCGGCCGGGCGTGGGGGGCTTCATCTCGGTGCCGGGCCTGATGGTGCTGCTGGCCGCCACCGCCTATGCCGTGGCTGCCATCACGGTCAGCATGCTCACCCGCACCGACACCCCGCAGTCGATGGTGGTCTGGTTCCTGGTGATCATGGCCGTGGGCGCCGGCCTGCTGGCCATCCCCGACTGGCAGCCGTTGCAGCTGGGCCACGCCGCGTTGATCGCCGGCATGGGCTTGGCCGGGGCCGGCGGGCAGGTGGCCCTGACCCGCGCGTTCCAGCTGGGCGAGGCCTCGCTGATCGCGCCGCTGGAGTACACCGGGCTGGTCTGGGTGATCGGCTGGGACCTGCTGTTCTGGGGCGCGCTGCCGGACCGCTTCACCTGGCTGGGGGCGGCGATCATCGTCGCCTCCGGCCTGTACCTGCTGCACCGGGAGCGGGTCCGCCAGGTCCAGGCACCCGCGCCGCTGGACCATCCCTGA
- a CDS encoding helix-turn-helix domain-containing protein codes for MGGMQLEQQQALAAARQRFADGGALAESLLAPSVQRSWERSRLAGVQPRQEPHYAPLAASGPRLDDPADRRLARCVRDDLDHLWAAFGGRQWTLFCVNAGGMIVAQREHGLADVPVLRPIQVGRRLREIDIGTTAPACSLADDAPALVRGNEHYLDRFAAVFCLSVPLHGLDGEVLGALDITGTGDRDAELLHGYFRQAALSTENRLMIEHRPCHLLAVQHDARWLQSPLQGLLAVEEDGRVCAANRVARRLFGLPRRGPLPLLALEGLFAGASVHQRRRLLQAGPAHRVRIGEDTAVYVQYLRGPVAARAGVRIEAAAGQAAAPSLRALNAQGVREAVAAHHGNIAAAARQLGISRTTLYRHLRG; via the coding sequence ATGGGCGGCATGCAGCTGGAGCAGCAACAGGCATTGGCAGCGGCGCGCCAGCGTTTCGCCGACGGCGGGGCCCTGGCTGAGTCGTTGCTGGCCCCGTCCGTGCAGCGCTCGTGGGAGCGCTCGCGGCTGGCCGGCGTGCAGCCGCGCCAGGAACCGCATTACGCCCCGCTGGCCGCATCCGGGCCACGCCTGGACGACCCGGCCGACCGCCGGCTGGCGCGCTGCGTGCGCGATGACCTCGACCATCTCTGGGCCGCCTTCGGTGGCCGCCAGTGGACGCTGTTCTGCGTCAACGCCGGGGGCATGATCGTGGCCCAGCGCGAGCATGGCCTGGCCGATGTGCCGGTGTTGCGCCCGATCCAGGTGGGCCGGCGACTGCGCGAGATCGACATCGGCACCACCGCGCCGGCCTGCAGCCTGGCCGACGACGCGCCCGCGCTGGTGCGCGGCAACGAACACTACCTGGACCGGTTCGCCGCGGTGTTCTGCCTGAGCGTGCCGCTGCATGGGCTCGATGGCGAAGTGCTCGGCGCGCTGGACATCACCGGCACCGGCGACCGCGATGCCGAACTGCTGCACGGGTATTTCCGCCAGGCGGCGCTGTCCACCGAAAACCGGCTGATGATCGAACACCGGCCCTGCCACCTGCTGGCCGTGCAGCACGATGCGCGCTGGCTGCAGTCACCGTTGCAGGGGTTGCTGGCGGTCGAGGAAGACGGCCGCGTGTGCGCGGCCAACCGGGTGGCGCGCCGCTTGTTCGGCCTGCCACGGCGCGGGCCGTTGCCGCTGCTTGCACTGGAGGGCCTGTTCGCCGGCGCCAGCGTGCACCAGCGACGGCGATTGCTGCAGGCCGGGCCTGCGCATCGGGTGCGTATCGGCGAAGACACGGCGGTGTATGTGCAGTACCTGCGCGGGCCGGTGGCGGCGCGCGCGGGCGTGCGGATTGAGGCTGCGGCGGGTCAGGCGGCTGCGCCATCGTTGCGTGCGCTCAACGCGCAGGGCGTGCGTGAGGCGGTTGCCGCGCACCACGGCAACATTGCGGCGGCGGCACGGCAGCTGGGGATTTCGCGGACGACGTTGTACCGGCACCTGCGCGGCTGA
- a CDS encoding methionine ABC transporter ATP-binding protein encodes MIEFQRLHKSYAVGGRAIAALQPLDLTIEAGEVFGIIGHSGAGKSTLIRLINRLEEPTGGRLLISGEDVTALDADGLRTLRRRIGMIFQHFNLLSSRTVAANVAFPLELAGTPRAEIDARVDELLHTVGLEAHATKYPAQLSGGQKQRVGIARALATRPQILLCDEATSALDPQTTASVLKLLGKINRELGLTIVLITHEMDVIRRVCDRVAVLDAGHLVETGPVTEVFLHPQHPTTRRFVSESEQVDEGELHKDFEAVAGRIVRLTFLGADTYEPLLGRIARETGVDYNILSGRIDRIKDTPYGQLTVSLVGGDVQAAQAGFVAAGVHLEELRR; translated from the coding sequence GTGATCGAGTTCCAGCGCCTGCACAAATCCTATGCCGTCGGCGGCCGCGCGATCGCCGCGCTGCAGCCGCTGGACCTGACCATCGAGGCCGGCGAGGTATTCGGCATCATCGGCCACTCCGGGGCAGGCAAGTCGACCCTGATCCGCCTGATCAACCGGCTCGAGGAACCCACCGGCGGCCGCCTGCTGATCAGCGGCGAAGACGTCACCGCGCTCGACGCCGACGGCCTGCGTACGCTGCGCCGCCGCATCGGCATGATCTTCCAGCACTTCAACCTGCTGTCATCGCGCACGGTGGCGGCCAACGTCGCCTTCCCGCTGGAGCTGGCCGGTACGCCGCGCGCCGAGATCGACGCGCGCGTGGACGAACTGCTGCATACCGTTGGCCTGGAAGCACACGCGACCAAGTACCCGGCGCAGTTGTCCGGCGGACAGAAGCAGCGCGTCGGTATCGCCCGCGCCCTGGCCACCCGCCCGCAGATCCTGCTGTGCGATGAAGCCACCAGCGCACTGGACCCGCAGACCACCGCTTCGGTGCTGAAGCTGCTGGGCAAGATCAACCGCGAGCTGGGCCTGACCATCGTGCTGATCACCCACGAGATGGACGTGATCCGCCGGGTCTGCGACCGCGTGGCCGTGCTCGATGCCGGCCACCTGGTGGAAACCGGCCCGGTTACCGAGGTGTTCCTGCACCCGCAGCACCCGACCACGCGCCGCTTCGTGAGCGAATCGGAGCAGGTGGACGAGGGCGAGCTGCACAAGGACTTCGAGGCGGTCGCCGGGCGCATCGTGCGCCTGACCTTCCTCGGCGCGGACACCTACGAACCGCTGCTGGGCCGCATCGCGCGCGAAACCGGCGTGGACTACAACATCCTGTCCGGCCGTATCGACCGGATCAAGGACACCCCCTACGGCCAGCTGACGGTATCGCTGGTGGGCGGCGACGTGCAGGCCGCGCAGGCCGGCTTCGTGGCCGCCGGTGTCCACCTTGAGGAGCTGCGTCGATGA
- a CDS encoding prolyl oligopeptidase family serine peptidase: MSKIASACLMAGLMTAGAVGTAMAAETPADPYAWLEDVTGDKSLDWVKQQNAKSEGRLAQTPAFKQMEASIREVLDSDAKIPGVQKIGDYYYNFWKDKQHERGLWRRTTLAEYRKASPTWETVLDLDALNKAEGENWVWHGADCLRPDYSRCLIALSRGGADADVTREFDLANKTWIKDGFFRPESKGGLNWVDRDTVFVYTDFGTGTMTTSGYPRVAKLWKRGTPMASASVVYEGKPDDMYIAAMHDDTPGYERNLVSRTLAFYNNEIYLRGDDGTLTKIDAPNSAEKGLRKQWLTLELRDAWTVGGKTYTAGSLLVTKLDDYLAGKRDFEVLFAPTDTTSLAGSSWTKNHLVLNVLDDVKSRLSVLTPTDSGWKKSDFTGAPSFGTVAVGAVDADDSDAVWMTVTDYLTPTTLAIAEIGKQPEVLKTMPAFFNAEGKVIEQHFATSKDGTRVPYFVVHAKDMKLDGSNPTLLYGYGGFEISLTPSYSGGMGRAWLEKGGVYVVANIRGGGEYGPRWHQAALKQNRHKAYEDMAAVARDLVSRKITSAKHLGVQGGSNGGLLTGNMLTQYPELFGAVVVQVPLLDMKRYSHLLAGASWMAEYGNPDTADWAFIKTFSPYHLFDAKKTYPPVLFTTSTRDDRVHPGHARKMAAKMIEAGKDVTYYENIEGGHGGAANNAQAAHMSALAYSFLWEQLR, encoded by the coding sequence ATGTCCAAAATCGCTTCCGCCTGCCTGATGGCAGGCCTGATGACCGCCGGTGCGGTAGGTACTGCCATGGCTGCTGAGACCCCCGCCGACCCGTACGCGTGGCTCGAAGACGTGACCGGCGACAAATCGCTGGACTGGGTCAAACAGCAGAACGCCAAGTCGGAGGGCCGCCTGGCCCAGACCCCGGCGTTCAAGCAGATGGAAGCCAGCATCCGCGAGGTGCTCGATTCGGACGCCAAGATTCCCGGCGTGCAGAAGATCGGTGACTACTACTACAACTTCTGGAAGGACAAGCAGCACGAGCGCGGCCTGTGGCGTCGCACCACGCTGGCCGAGTACCGCAAGGCCTCGCCGACCTGGGAAACCGTGCTCGACCTCGATGCCCTGAACAAGGCCGAGGGTGAGAACTGGGTCTGGCACGGCGCCGACTGCCTGCGCCCGGACTATTCGCGTTGCCTGATCGCGCTGTCGCGCGGCGGCGCCGATGCCGATGTCACCCGCGAGTTCGACCTGGCCAACAAGACCTGGATCAAGGACGGCTTCTTCCGCCCCGAATCCAAGGGCGGGCTGAACTGGGTCGACCGCGACACGGTGTTCGTCTACACCGATTTCGGCACCGGCACCATGACCACCTCCGGCTACCCGCGCGTGGCCAAGCTGTGGAAGCGCGGCACGCCGATGGCCAGCGCCAGCGTGGTGTACGAAGGCAAGCCCGATGACATGTACATCGCGGCCATGCACGACGACACCCCCGGTTACGAGCGCAACCTGGTCAGCCGCACGCTGGCCTTCTACAACAACGAGATCTACCTGCGCGGCGACGATGGCACGCTGACCAAGATCGACGCGCCGAACTCGGCCGAGAAAGGCCTGCGCAAGCAGTGGCTGACCCTGGAGCTGCGCGATGCGTGGACCGTGGGCGGCAAGACCTACACCGCCGGTTCGTTGCTGGTCACCAAGCTGGACGACTACCTGGCCGGCAAGCGCGACTTTGAAGTGCTGTTCGCGCCCACCGACACCACATCACTGGCCGGCAGCAGCTGGACGAAGAACCATCTGGTGCTCAACGTGCTGGATGACGTCAAGAGCCGCCTGAGCGTGCTCACCCCGACCGACAGCGGCTGGAAGAAGAGCGACTTCACCGGCGCGCCGTCGTTCGGCACCGTGGCCGTGGGTGCGGTGGATGCCGATGACAGCGACGCGGTGTGGATGACCGTCACCGACTACCTGACCCCGACCACGCTGGCCATTGCCGAGATCGGCAAGCAGCCGGAAGTGCTCAAGACCATGCCGGCGTTCTTCAATGCCGAGGGCAAGGTGATCGAACAGCACTTTGCGACCAGCAAGGACGGCACCCGCGTGCCGTACTTCGTGGTGCATGCCAAGGACATGAAGCTAGATGGTTCCAACCCGACGCTGCTGTATGGCTACGGTGGCTTCGAGATCTCGCTGACCCCGTCGTACTCGGGCGGCATGGGCCGGGCGTGGCTGGAGAAGGGCGGCGTGTACGTGGTGGCCAACATCCGCGGCGGTGGCGAGTATGGCCCGCGCTGGCACCAGGCGGCGCTGAAGCAGAACCGCCACAAGGCCTATGAAGACATGGCCGCGGTCGCCCGCGACCTGGTGAGCCGCAAGATCACCTCGGCCAAGCACCTGGGCGTGCAGGGCGGCAGCAACGGTGGCCTGCTCACCGGCAACATGCTCACCCAGTACCCGGAGCTGTTCGGGGCGGTGGTGGTGCAGGTGCCGCTGCTGGACATGAAGCGTTACAGCCACCTGTTGGCCGGCGCATCCTGGATGGCCGAGTACGGCAATCCGGACACGGCCGACTGGGCGTTCATCAAGACCTTCTCGCCGTACCACCTGTTCGATGCGAAGAAGACCTACCCGCCGGTGCTGTTCACGACATCCACCCGTGACGATCGGGTGCATCCGGGCCATGCTCGCAAGATGGCCGCGAAGATGATCGAAGCCGGCAAGGACGTGACCTACTACGAGAATATCGAGGGCGGTCACGGCGGCGCGGCCAACAATGCGCAGGCCGCGCACATGTCGGCATTGGCCTATAGCTTCCTGTGGGAGCAGTTGCGGTAG